From the genome of Vicia villosa cultivar HV-30 ecotype Madison, WI linkage group LG2, Vvil1.0, whole genome shotgun sequence, one region includes:
- the LOC131648852 gene encoding uncharacterized protein LOC131648852 yields MLVVVILVHNHPHTCDATNTNNQTYCPPSSCGKLYGDSRYEFSCENNMTVLNLSSGKYYVKSIIYRNYTIRLVDPGIVDGDCSTIPRYFLTAANLDYQRDPYEVADGQTNSGHVIYLNCSKPMKNDPIYVDTSSCFKWHSKGHVYAIAGDISIGRLNVGCDVKLVAMSSASPFMPYSQDDTTSPQKYFSYAEIHGMLSYGFDLSWIGHNVLEQRI; encoded by the coding sequence ATGCTAGTTGTTGTGATACTAGTGCATAATCATCCTCACACATGTGATGCAACAAACACTAATAACCAAACATACTGTCCACCTTCTTCATGTGGGAAACTCTATGGTGATTCGAGGTACGAGTTTTCATGCGAAAACAACATGACAGTGTTAAATCTGTCTTCAGGTAAATACTATGTGAAATCAATCATCTACAGAAACTACACAATCAGATTAGTTGATCCCGGAATTGTAGATGGTGATTGCTCCACCATTCCCCGGTATTTCTTAACCGCAGCCAATCTTGACTACCAGCGTGATCCATATGAAGTCGCGGATGGTCAAACTAATTCTGGGCATGTAATATACTTGAACTGTAGCAAGCCAATGAAGAACGATCCTATTTACGTGGATACATCTTCCTGTTTCAAATGGCATTCCAAAGGCCATGTATATGCTATCGCTGGGGACATCAGCATTGGGAGGTTAAATGTTGGTTGTGACGTGAAACTTGTTGCTATGTCATCAGCTTCTCCTTTTATGCCGTATTCCCAGGATGATACAACAAGCcctcaaaaatatttttcatacgCGGAAATTCATGGAATGCTAAGCTATGGATTTGATCTTTCATGGATTGGACATAACGTTTTGGAACAACGAATTTAG